Within the Pseudomonadota bacterium genome, the region TGTCCATCGCCTGCAGGTAGCGGTGCGAGAAGTCCAGATCGACGAAATCGTCGGGATGGTTCTCGGGCTGGGGGAACACCAGCTTAAGCTCGTCGCCCGACTTCTGGACCAATGGCTCGCCTGCCTTGGGCGAGATGCAGAGCCAGTCGATCCCGGC harbors:
- a CDS encoding 7-carboxy-7-deazaguanine synthase codes for the protein AGIDWLCISPKAGEPLVQKSGDELKLVFPQPENHPDDFVDLDFSHRYLQAMDSPKLAENVAAAVEFCKADPRWRLSVQTHKAIGIP